The following are from one region of the Cyclopterus lumpus isolate fCycLum1 chromosome 21, fCycLum1.pri, whole genome shotgun sequence genome:
- the slc10a2 gene encoding ileal sodium/bile acid cotransporter has product MSTFMATTAVTNSCEPLSTVCSGTNCLVPLSNFNDTLSLVLSIVLTIMLAMVMFSMGCTVDTQKLWGHIRRPWGIVIGFLCQFGIMPFTAFALSLAFGVLPVQAVVIIIMGCCPGGSGSNIICYWLDGDMDLSISMTACSSILALGMMPLCLLIYTSTWTSTSTIQIPYDSIGITLVALLIPIALGIYVKRRWPHWAKKILKIGSIAGFALILIIAVVGGILYQSSWTIAPSLWIIGTIYPFIGFGLGFLLARFTGQPWYRCRTIALETGFQNSQLCSTIVQLSFSPAELEVMFSFPLIYSIFQLVVAVLAVGAYQAYKRSWGRGSVDANTEAPSLEAGDVESETKKGHALENSVFEFDDNGNEKGKDDRKFTQL; this is encoded by the exons atgtccacattcATGGCAACGACTGCGGTTACCAATAGCTGCGAACCTCTTTCCACAGTGTGTTCGGGCACAAACTGCCTTGTTCCTCTCAGTAACTTCAATGACACGCTGAGCTTGGTGTTGAGCATAGTGCTCACCATTATGCTCGCCATGGTCATGTTCTCCATGGGCTGCACTGTGGATACCCAAAAGCTGTGGGGCCACATCAGAAGACCTTGGGGCATCGTCATCGGCTTCCTCTGCCAGTTCGGCATCATGCCTTTCACAGCCTTTGCCTTATCACTGGCCTTCGGTGTGCTGCCTGTGCAAGctgtcgtcatcatcatcatgggcTGCTGCCCTGGAGGCTCGGGCTCCAACATTATCTGCTACTGGCTGGATGGAGACATGGACTTAAG TATCAGCATGACCGCTTGTTCCTCTATCCTGGCCCTGGGGATGATGCCTCTATGCCTCCTCATTTATACCTCCACATGGACTTCTACCAGCACCATCCAGATCCCATATGACAGTATTG GCATCACTCTGGTGGCCCTTCTTATCCCAATTGCTCTGGGAATCTATGTTAAACGCAGGTGGCCCCACTGGGCAAAAAAGATCCTCAAG ATAGGATCCATTGCCGGATTTGCTCTTATTCTCATCATAGCTGTGGTTGGAGGAATTCTGTACCAGTCCTCCTGGACCATAGCACCCTCCCTATGGATTATTGGAACCATCTACCCCTTCATTGGTTTCGGCCTGGGGTTCCTCTTGGCCCGCTTCACGGGTCAACCCTGGTACAG ATGTCGAACCATAGCATTGGAGACGGGTTTCCAAAACTCCCAGCTGTGCAGCACTATTGTCCAGCTGTCCTTCAGCCCTGCTGAGTTGGAGGTCATGTTTTCGTTCCCCCTCATCTACAGCATCTTCCAGCTGGTGGTGGCAGTCCTAGCCGTTGGAG CCTACCAGGCTTATAAAAGGTCATGGGGCCGGGGCTCAGTTGATGCAAACACGGAGGCACCGTCCCTGGAAGCTGGTGACGTTGAATCAGAAACAAAGAAGGGACACGCGTTGGAGAACAGCGTCTTCGAGTTTGACGACAATGGCAACGAGAAGGGTAAGGACGACAGAAAGTTCACCCAGCTGTGA